A portion of the Oncorhynchus gorbuscha isolate QuinsamMale2020 ecotype Even-year linkage group LG19, OgorEven_v1.0, whole genome shotgun sequence genome contains these proteins:
- the LOC124005138 gene encoding GA-binding protein subunit beta-1-like isoform X2, whose protein sequence is MSLVDLGKRLLEAARAGLDDDVRTLMVNGAPFTTDWLGTSPLHLAAQYGHHSTAEVLLRAGVSRDARTKVDRTPLHMAATEGHSNIVELLVSSGADINAKDMLKMTALHWAAQHGHREVAELLLKYGADVHSLSKFDKTPFDIAMDTSNTELMILLQDGMQNQVNMNPEPQFIISSAGVVNLSDLVNTTAKSGESVSTTSVLATLAALAEASGPMGKNAGKSEDAIAADSVDSAIQHVVGDGGQRVITIVTDQHGNLQPAGLGQQFFVTMQGQQMVAVPAGQITEEVVEQEPYPSPARKRRIEPAAILTRPKDKKAKSVDSSREQLQKQLQEANRKAQEYRTQLLQKEQEAEQYRLRLEEAIEQQQSNNTSNATGSTCTGVQEAEEEVVQMEKQHETEERVVEEDKVEGEEDVPFPEDTILVKVEEELDSGEGEQITVDDTEETEKASTKVTTTPKRGRGRGRGRGRRR, encoded by the exons ATGTCACTGGTGGACCTGGGGAAGCGGCTGCTGGAGGCTGCACGGGCAGGGCTGGATGATGATGTCAGGACCCTCATGGTCAATGGAGCTCCCTTCACCACTGATTGG CTGGGGACATCCCCGCTCCATCTAGCGGCTCAGTACGGACACCACTCCACGGCTGAGGTGCTTCTCCGAGCAGGCGTTAGCAGGGATGCCCGGACCAAAGTGGACAGGACCCCACTCCACATGGCGGCCACAGAGGGCCACTCTAATATAGTGGAGCTGCTAGTCAGT AGCGGAGCGGACATCAACGCTAAGGACATGCTGAAGATGACAGCCCTGCACTGGGCGGCCCAGCACGGTCACAGAGAGGTGGCAGAGCTGCTGCTCAAATATGGAGCAGATGTCCACTCCCTCAGCAAGTTTGACAAGACACCCTTTGACATCGCCATGGATACCAGCAACACTGAGCTCATGATACTGTTACAG GATGGCATGCAGAACCAAGTGAACATGAACCCCGAGCCCCAGTTCATCATCTCCTCTGCTGGGGTCGTGAACCTCTCTGACCTCGTCAACACCACCGCCAAGTCAG GAGAATCTGTCTCTACCACCTCAGTCCTGGCAACACTGGCAGCCCTGGCAGAAGCCTCAGGTCCCATGGGTAAAAATGCAG GCAAATCTGAGGATGCAATCGCTGCAGATTCTGTGGATTCGGCCATTCAGCATGTAGTGGGCGATGGAGGTCAGAGGGTCATCACCATAGTGACGGACCAACACGGCAACTTGCAGCCAGCGGGACTTGGGCAGCAGTTCTTTGTCACTATGCAGGGGCAGCAAA TGGTGGCAGTCCCGGCTGGTCAGATCACAGAGGAGGTGGTGGAACAGGAGCCTTATCCCTCTCCTGCACGCAAGAGGAGAATAGAGCCTGCAGCCATCCTAACCAGACCCAAAGACAAG AAAGCGAAGTCGGTGGACAGCAGTCGGGAGCAGCTCCAGAAGCAGTTGCAGGAGGCCAACCGGAAGGCCCAGGAGTACCGCACACAGCTCCTACAGAAGGAGCAGGAGGCTGAGCAGTACCGCCTCCGACTAGAGGAAGCCATAGAGCAACAACAGAGCAACAATACCAGCAATGCTACTGGTTCTACCTGCACAGGTGTCCAGGAGGCAGAAGAGGAGGTGGTCCAAATGGAAAAACAACACGAGACCGAGGAGAGAGTTGTGGAGGAGGACAAAGTGGAAGGGGAGGAGGACGTCCCATTTCCTGAAGACACCATTCTGGTTAAAGTGGAGGAGGAGCTGGATTCAGGGGAGGGAGAACAGATAACAGTGGATGATACAGAGGAAACGGAGAAGGCTTCAACTAAGGTCACAACGACCCCCAaacgggggagagggaggggacgaGGACGTGGAAGGAGGCGGTAG
- the LOC124005138 gene encoding GA-binding protein subunit beta-1-like isoform X1, giving the protein MSLVDLGKRLLEAARAGLDDDVRTLMVNGAPFTTDWLGTSPLHLAAQYGHHSTAEVLLRAGVSRDARTKVDRTPLHMAATEGHSNIVELLVSSGADINAKDMLKMTALHWAAQHGHREVAELLLKYGADVHSLSKFDKTPFDIAMDTSNTELMILLQDGMQNQVNMNPEPQFIISSAGVVNLSDLVNTTAKSGMGNWSTGYRESVSTTSVLATLAALAEASGPMGKNAGKSEDAIAADSVDSAIQHVVGDGGQRVITIVTDQHGNLQPAGLGQQFFVTMQGQQMVAVPAGQITEEVVEQEPYPSPARKRRIEPAAILTRPKDKKAKSVDSSREQLQKQLQEANRKAQEYRTQLLQKEQEAEQYRLRLEEAIEQQQSNNTSNATGSTCTGVQEAEEEVVQMEKQHETEERVVEEDKVEGEEDVPFPEDTILVKVEEELDSGEGEQITVDDTEETEKASTKVTTTPKRGRGRGRGRGRRR; this is encoded by the exons ATGTCACTGGTGGACCTGGGGAAGCGGCTGCTGGAGGCTGCACGGGCAGGGCTGGATGATGATGTCAGGACCCTCATGGTCAATGGAGCTCCCTTCACCACTGATTGG CTGGGGACATCCCCGCTCCATCTAGCGGCTCAGTACGGACACCACTCCACGGCTGAGGTGCTTCTCCGAGCAGGCGTTAGCAGGGATGCCCGGACCAAAGTGGACAGGACCCCACTCCACATGGCGGCCACAGAGGGCCACTCTAATATAGTGGAGCTGCTAGTCAGT AGCGGAGCGGACATCAACGCTAAGGACATGCTGAAGATGACAGCCCTGCACTGGGCGGCCCAGCACGGTCACAGAGAGGTGGCAGAGCTGCTGCTCAAATATGGAGCAGATGTCCACTCCCTCAGCAAGTTTGACAAGACACCCTTTGACATCGCCATGGATACCAGCAACACTGAGCTCATGATACTGTTACAG GATGGCATGCAGAACCAAGTGAACATGAACCCCGAGCCCCAGTTCATCATCTCCTCTGCTGGGGTCGTGAACCTCTCTGACCTCGTCAACACCACCGCCAAGTCAGGTATGGGCAACTGGAGCACAGGTTACA GAGAATCTGTCTCTACCACCTCAGTCCTGGCAACACTGGCAGCCCTGGCAGAAGCCTCAGGTCCCATGGGTAAAAATGCAG GCAAATCTGAGGATGCAATCGCTGCAGATTCTGTGGATTCGGCCATTCAGCATGTAGTGGGCGATGGAGGTCAGAGGGTCATCACCATAGTGACGGACCAACACGGCAACTTGCAGCCAGCGGGACTTGGGCAGCAGTTCTTTGTCACTATGCAGGGGCAGCAAA TGGTGGCAGTCCCGGCTGGTCAGATCACAGAGGAGGTGGTGGAACAGGAGCCTTATCCCTCTCCTGCACGCAAGAGGAGAATAGAGCCTGCAGCCATCCTAACCAGACCCAAAGACAAG AAAGCGAAGTCGGTGGACAGCAGTCGGGAGCAGCTCCAGAAGCAGTTGCAGGAGGCCAACCGGAAGGCCCAGGAGTACCGCACACAGCTCCTACAGAAGGAGCAGGAGGCTGAGCAGTACCGCCTCCGACTAGAGGAAGCCATAGAGCAACAACAGAGCAACAATACCAGCAATGCTACTGGTTCTACCTGCACAGGTGTCCAGGAGGCAGAAGAGGAGGTGGTCCAAATGGAAAAACAACACGAGACCGAGGAGAGAGTTGTGGAGGAGGACAAAGTGGAAGGGGAGGAGGACGTCCCATTTCCTGAAGACACCATTCTGGTTAAAGTGGAGGAGGAGCTGGATTCAGGGGAGGGAGAACAGATAACAGTGGATGATACAGAGGAAACGGAGAAGGCTTCAACTAAGGTCACAACGACCCCCAaacgggggagagggaggggacgaGGACGTGGAAGGAGGCGGTAG